A genome region from Chlorobaculum tepidum TLS includes the following:
- a CDS encoding replication-associated recombination protein A — MMPDEHSQSDLFGFSDPGRSSAKSNRFQPLAERVRPRSIDELFGQEHLVGPGGPVRSYLEQGRIPSMIFWGPPGSGKTTLAEICARSLNYRFEQLSATDAGVKDVRRVLELAQKSRSIDGRQMLLFIDEIHRFNKAQQDTLLHAIEQGLIVLIGATTENPSFEVNRALLSRMQVYILNPLSEAEVRRVVERAIESDPQLAAAGVEMRDMEFLLAYAAGDARKALNALEAALSLAPRGTAPVVIDRTRLEQALQHRAPTYDKGGEAHYDTVSAFIKSMRGSDPDAALFWMAKMIDGGEDPKFIARRMVIFASEDIGNADPYALTLAVSVFHAVELIGLPEARINLAQGATYLASCPKSNASYEGINEALSDVKKGAANAVPPLYLRNAPTDLMKEIGYGKGYRYPHSYPGHFVEEHYFPEQMEPKAYYRPTGEGREKFIRERLEGLWKDRYGD, encoded by the coding sequence ATGATGCCGGACGAACACTCGCAATCCGATCTTTTCGGTTTCTCCGATCCGGGCCGCTCGTCCGCGAAAAGCAACCGCTTTCAGCCGCTTGCCGAACGGGTGCGCCCGCGCTCGATCGACGAGCTGTTTGGTCAGGAGCACCTCGTCGGCCCCGGCGGGCCGGTCAGGAGTTACCTCGAACAGGGTCGCATTCCCTCGATGATCTTCTGGGGGCCGCCCGGCTCTGGCAAGACCACACTCGCCGAAATCTGCGCCAGATCGCTGAACTACCGCTTCGAGCAGCTCTCGGCAACCGACGCAGGCGTCAAGGATGTGCGCCGCGTGCTCGAACTGGCGCAGAAAAGCCGCTCCATCGACGGGCGGCAGATGCTGCTTTTCATCGACGAAATCCACCGCTTCAACAAGGCGCAGCAGGACACGCTGCTGCACGCCATCGAGCAGGGGCTCATCGTGCTGATCGGCGCGACCACCGAGAACCCGTCCTTCGAGGTGAATCGCGCGCTGCTCAGCCGGATGCAGGTTTACATTCTCAACCCGCTGAGCGAAGCCGAGGTGCGGCGCGTCGTCGAGCGGGCCATCGAGAGCGATCCGCAGCTCGCCGCCGCCGGAGTCGAAATGCGTGACATGGAGTTCCTGCTCGCCTATGCGGCGGGCGACGCACGCAAGGCGCTCAACGCGCTCGAAGCCGCCCTGTCGCTCGCGCCACGCGGAACCGCGCCGGTGGTGATCGACCGCACGCGGCTCGAACAGGCGCTCCAGCACCGCGCTCCGACCTACGACAAAGGCGGCGAGGCGCACTACGACACGGTGTCTGCCTTCATCAAATCGATGCGCGGCTCTGACCCCGACGCAGCGCTTTTCTGGATGGCCAAAATGATTGACGGCGGCGAAGACCCGAAGTTCATCGCCCGCCGCATGGTGATTTTCGCCAGCGAGGACATTGGCAACGCCGACCCCTACGCGCTCACGCTCGCCGTCTCGGTGTTTCACGCCGTCGAGCTGATCGGCCTACCCGAAGCGCGCATCAACCTCGCCCAGGGCGCGACCTACCTGGCCTCGTGCCCAAAATCGAACGCGAGCTACGAGGGTATCAACGAGGCGTTGTCGGATGTCAAAAAGGGCGCCGCCAATGCCGTGCCGCCCCTCTACCTGCGCAACGCCCCGACTGACCTGATGAAAGAGATTGGCTACGGCAAAGGCTACCGCTACCCCCACAGCTACCCTGGCCACTTCGTCGAAGAGCACTACTTCCCCGAGCAGATGGAGCCAAAAGCTTACTACCGCCCAACCGGCGAGGGCCGCGAAAAGTTCATCCGTGAACGGCTGGAGGGGTTGTGGAAGGATCGATATGGGGATTGA
- a CDS encoding TolC family protein, which produces MNLHRIIALLVLFFVCSTPVHAADGTEPTARPPLVISLDDAVRIGEQHNRELEIARLDKLMARQKVRESWAEVLPHLSSSLTYTRTLKPSVLFLPSSIFGGTGGTQAIEISSDNSSIASLNLSQNIFKLSAFAGIKAAGLVRQISDQSFRNTNAGVVTSIRRAYYDVLIATEKRKLVEQSIARWEEARKDTNALFRQGVAADIDTLKAWLSVENLRPDLIRAQNNEAITATNLKRVMGIDQETPLILTSTLTFHEIEMPKSVAAAYSEALDKRPDVRSLSLQAEAENAKVMAARSEGLPVLSAFGQLEAQTQFNDGTSLASTRWPVSSTAGLQLSVPIFSGFATSARIQQAKITRLQTSTRYEDLKSQVRADVEVRLSNVVEARKRIDVQSKTIAVAERSYKITMLRLREGIGSRLELTDAELQLDTAKANYLQAVYDYLVASAELEKALGRIEPTESKL; this is translated from the coding sequence ATGAACCTGCACAGAATAATCGCGCTTCTCGTTCTCTTTTTCGTATGCTCAACTCCCGTCCACGCTGCGGATGGAACGGAGCCGACGGCAAGGCCGCCGCTCGTCATCAGCCTTGACGATGCGGTGAGGATCGGGGAGCAGCATAACCGGGAGCTGGAGATTGCGCGGCTGGACAAGCTAATGGCGAGGCAGAAGGTTCGGGAGTCTTGGGCCGAGGTGCTGCCGCATCTTTCGTCGAGCCTGACTTACACCCGCACGCTGAAGCCGTCGGTGCTGTTCCTGCCGTCGAGCATTTTTGGCGGCACGGGAGGTACGCAAGCAATCGAAATCAGTTCGGACAATTCATCCATCGCGTCGCTCAATCTCAGTCAGAACATATTCAAGCTCTCGGCCTTCGCGGGCATCAAGGCTGCCGGGCTGGTGCGCCAGATCAGCGACCAGTCCTTTCGCAATACCAACGCCGGGGTGGTCACCTCGATTCGCCGCGCCTATTACGATGTGCTCATCGCCACCGAAAAGCGCAAGCTGGTTGAGCAGAGCATCGCCCGCTGGGAGGAGGCTCGCAAGGATACGAACGCCCTCTTCAGGCAGGGGGTAGCTGCTGACATCGATACCCTCAAGGCGTGGCTGTCGGTCGAGAATCTCAGGCCTGACCTGATTCGCGCGCAGAACAACGAAGCGATTACGGCGACCAATCTGAAGCGGGTGATGGGCATCGATCAGGAGACGCCGCTGATCCTGACGAGTACGTTGACATTCCACGAAATCGAAATGCCGAAAAGCGTGGCGGCAGCATACAGCGAAGCGCTCGACAAGCGTCCGGATGTGCGGAGCCTCTCGCTTCAGGCAGAAGCCGAGAACGCGAAGGTGATGGCCGCCCGATCCGAGGGGCTGCCGGTGCTGAGCGCTTTCGGGCAGCTCGAAGCGCAGACGCAGTTCAACGATGGCACCTCGCTCGCCTCGACGCGCTGGCCGGTTTCATCGACGGCGGGTTTGCAGCTTTCGGTGCCGATTTTCTCCGGCTTCGCTACGAGTGCGAGGATTCAACAGGCGAAGATTACGCGCTTGCAGACCAGCACAAGGTATGAAGACCTGAAGTCGCAGGTCAGGGCCGACGTCGAGGTGCGCCTCTCGAACGTCGTTGAAGCTCGCAAGCGCATCGACGTGCAGTCGAAAACCATCGCCGTCGCCGAGCGGAGTTATAAAATCACCATGCTGCGCCTTCGCGAAGGCATTGGCTCGCGCCTCGAGCTCACCGACGCCGAGTTGCAGCTCGATACCGCCAAAGCCAACTATCTCCAGGCAGTGTATGACTACCTTGTCGCGTCGGCGGAGCTGGAAAAGGCGCTGGGAAGGATCGAGCCGACCGAGTCGAAGCTGTGA
- a CDS encoding riboflavin synthase: MFTGIVKDVGAIAASARQGSGMRLKVRYTSEAEFGDLAIDESVSINGACQTAVAVGPGWFEVDTVAETLKKTTLGSFRPGTKVNLERAVRPMDRLGGHFVLGHVDGVGRVLRIEEVGGSRMISVAFDSRFDAWIVSAGSIAIDGVSLTVASVEPGQFTVAIIPYTFGHTTITGLAAGSEVNLEFDILGKYVARQHTAAAAPSQEPSRITESWLSGQGFA; this comes from the coding sequence ATGTTCACTGGCATAGTTAAGGATGTTGGAGCCATCGCTGCTTCGGCGCGGCAGGGGAGCGGGATGCGGCTGAAGGTTCGCTACACTTCTGAGGCGGAGTTCGGCGATCTCGCTATCGATGAGAGCGTGAGTATCAATGGAGCTTGCCAGACGGCGGTGGCGGTCGGGCCGGGGTGGTTCGAGGTTGATACGGTGGCCGAGACGCTCAAGAAGACGACGCTTGGCTCGTTCCGTCCGGGTACGAAGGTCAATCTCGAACGGGCCGTGCGGCCGATGGATCGGCTTGGCGGGCACTTCGTGCTGGGCCACGTCGATGGCGTCGGGCGGGTGTTGCGCATCGAGGAGGTTGGCGGCAGCCGGATGATTTCGGTGGCGTTTGACTCGCGCTTCGATGCGTGGATCGTCTCTGCCGGCTCCATCGCCATCGACGGCGTCAGCCTCACCGTGGCGTCGGTCGAGCCGGGCCAGTTTACGGTGGCGATCATTCCCTACACCTTTGGCCATACCACCATCACCGGTCTCGCCGCCGGCAGCGAGGTGAACCTTGAATTCGACATTCTCGGCAAGTACGTCGCCCGGCAGCATACGGCGGCCGCCGCGCCGTCGCAGGAGCCGAGCCGCATTACCGAATCGTGGTTGAGCGGCCAGGGGTTTGCATGA
- the tpx gene encoding thiol peroxidase, which produces MATITLKGNSIHTAGELPAVGSQLPAFTLVKSDLSEVSPADFAGKKLVLNIFPSLDTAVCAASVRRFNKEAGERGDAVVLCISADLPFAQGRFCTTEGLDNVVPLSVYRSPEFGLDYGLTITDGPLKGLLSRAVIVTDASGKVLYAEQVPEIVQEPDYDKALAALA; this is translated from the coding sequence ATGGCAACCATTACGCTCAAGGGAAATTCCATTCACACCGCAGGTGAGCTTCCGGCTGTCGGCAGTCAGCTCCCAGCGTTTACCCTTGTGAAAAGTGATCTTTCGGAGGTTTCGCCTGCTGATTTCGCTGGCAAGAAACTCGTGCTGAACATTTTTCCGAGTCTCGATACGGCTGTTTGCGCGGCTTCGGTGAGGCGCTTCAACAAGGAGGCGGGCGAGCGTGGTGATGCTGTCGTGCTCTGCATTTCCGCCGATCTTCCGTTCGCGCAGGGGCGCTTCTGCACCACCGAGGGTCTCGACAATGTGGTTCCCCTGTCGGTGTACCGTTCACCGGAGTTTGGCTTGGATTATGGCCTGACCATTACCGATGGCCCGCTGAAAGGATTGCTCTCTCGCGCGGTGATCGTTACCGATGCTTCCGGCAAGGTGCTCTATGCCGAGCAGGTACCCGAGATCGTACAGGAGCCGGATTACGACAAGGCTCTGGCTGCGCTCGCCTGA
- a CDS encoding class I SAM-dependent methyltransferase yields the protein METVPCPITGSREFTPFLQALDRFNLHGEPWQLVQSSASGLVMLNPRPGPDEMATHYPAEAYDPFLNQTNSRSLRDQCYLAISDVLMAGKASMVMKGIKKPADATQVLEVGCSTGRLLLRIRGDFGVPLTNLFGVETDRQAASTARRAGLRISKPDLCDADFDSRRFDRIIFWHALEHLHRIGEALDQARELLRPDGQLIIAVPNIESLDARGYGPNWIALDAPRHLYHFSPDTLQKLLEKHGLSILNIGRWIPDTLYNVWYSEKLERSINGKPFGISGIARAGVRAAKSLAAGRNPKRASSMIVRAVRMKR from the coding sequence ATGGAAACCGTCCCCTGCCCAATCACTGGAAGCAGGGAGTTCACCCCCTTTCTGCAAGCCCTCGACCGATTTAACCTGCACGGCGAGCCTTGGCAACTCGTGCAATCATCGGCATCCGGCCTCGTCATGCTCAACCCACGGCCCGGTCCGGACGAGATGGCGACCCACTACCCTGCAGAAGCCTACGACCCTTTCCTGAACCAAACCAACTCCCGCTCGCTGCGTGACCAATGTTATCTTGCGATCAGCGATGTTCTTATGGCTGGAAAAGCGAGCATGGTAATGAAAGGGATAAAAAAGCCTGCCGACGCGACGCAGGTGCTTGAAGTCGGATGCTCAACGGGACGACTGCTCTTGCGAATTCGGGGCGATTTCGGCGTTCCGCTGACGAACCTCTTCGGCGTTGAAACCGACCGGCAAGCCGCATCCACGGCAAGACGCGCCGGACTCAGAATTTCAAAACCCGACCTGTGCGACGCGGATTTCGACAGCCGCCGATTCGACCGGATCATCTTCTGGCATGCGCTCGAACACCTGCACCGCATCGGCGAAGCGCTCGACCAAGCCCGCGAGCTGCTGAGGCCAGACGGCCAGCTCATCATCGCTGTGCCCAACATCGAAAGCCTCGACGCTCGCGGCTACGGCCCCAACTGGATCGCCCTCGACGCTCCGCGCCACCTCTACCACTTCTCGCCCGACACGCTCCAGAAGCTGCTTGAAAAGCACGGTCTGTCAATCCTTAACATAGGCAGATGGATACCCGACACACTCTACAACGTCTGGTACAGCGAAAAGCTGGAGCGCTCGATCAACGGAAAACCGTTCGGAATCAGCGGAATCGCGCGGGCGGGCGTTCGCGCCGCCAAATCGCTCGCGGCGGGACGCAATCCGAAACGAGCCTCAAGCATGATCGTCCGCGCGGTCAGAATGAAGCGATAG
- the ribD gene encoding bifunctional diaminohydroxyphosphoribosylaminopyrimidine deaminase/5-amino-6-(5-phosphoribosylamino)uracil reductase RibD, with protein MATNPALAARPEDETYMWRCLELAERGAGSVSPNPMVGSVIVCAGRVIGEGWHRQYGGPHAEVDAIASVEDESLLRQSTLYVNLEPCSHYGKTPPCADLIVEKRIPRVVVGCLDPHEKVAGKGIARLREAGIEVTVGVLEAESERLNEAFMTSHRKGRPFVALKTAQTLDGRIATSLGASKWITGEESRCQVHRLRCIYDAVLCGASTVLADNTELTVRFCAGRQPLRVLLDPRLQVPHEFRIFNDAAKTLVFALREEADPDLVRQLEARGIEVATVGEAEGSLDFAEVFAELHKRRLLSVLVEGGSRLASAMVRSGFVDKYYVFIAPKLFGGDGLASFGALGVTHPDYAVKLSFSGIRRFGEDLLLEAYPVH; from the coding sequence ATGGCAACGAATCCAGCGTTAGCGGCGCGTCCGGAGGATGAAACGTACATGTGGCGCTGCCTTGAACTGGCTGAACGCGGCGCAGGCAGCGTGAGCCCGAATCCGATGGTCGGTTCAGTGATCGTCTGCGCTGGGCGAGTCATCGGCGAAGGGTGGCACCGGCAGTACGGCGGTCCGCACGCCGAGGTCGACGCCATTGCCTCGGTCGAGGACGAATCGCTGCTTCGGCAATCGACGCTGTACGTCAATCTGGAGCCGTGTTCTCACTACGGCAAGACGCCGCCATGCGCTGATCTGATCGTCGAAAAGCGCATCCCGCGCGTGGTTGTCGGGTGCCTTGATCCGCACGAAAAGGTGGCGGGTAAGGGGATCGCCAGGCTTCGTGAAGCCGGAATCGAGGTGACGGTCGGCGTGCTCGAAGCGGAGTCCGAGCGGCTCAACGAGGCCTTCATGACCTCGCATCGCAAAGGGCGTCCCTTCGTGGCGCTCAAGACCGCGCAGACGCTCGACGGGCGTATTGCCACTTCGCTCGGCGCGTCGAAATGGATAACCGGCGAAGAGTCTCGGTGCCAAGTGCACCGCCTGCGATGCATCTATGATGCCGTTTTGTGCGGCGCTTCGACCGTGCTGGCGGATAACACCGAGCTTACCGTGCGTTTTTGCGCTGGCCGCCAGCCGTTGCGCGTGCTGCTTGATCCCCGGCTTCAAGTGCCGCACGAGTTCCGGATTTTCAACGACGCGGCCAAAACACTCGTCTTCGCACTTCGGGAAGAGGCCGATCCTGATCTTGTCAGGCAGCTCGAAGCGCGAGGCATCGAGGTGGCAACCGTCGGTGAGGCCGAAGGCAGTCTTGATTTCGCGGAGGTATTCGCGGAGTTGCACAAACGCCGTCTGCTCTCAGTGTTGGTTGAAGGTGGAAGCCGGTTGGCGTCGGCGATGGTCAGATCAGGTTTCGTCGATAAATACTACGTCTTCATCGCGCCAAAGCTGTTCGGTGGCGATGGCCTGGCAAGTTTCGGAGCGCTCGGCGTGACGCATCCCGATTATGCTGTCAAACTCAGCTTCAGCGGAATCCGGCGATTTGGCGAAGATCTTCTTCTCGAAGCATATCCTGTACATTGA
- a CDS encoding ABC transporter ATP-binding protein, whose product MLSTVRSLKQNTVSTIVNHVFEFSNVSAYRGGTKVFEGLDLSIRMGESTAILGPNGSGKTTLLKLISREIYPVHADDCRMTVYGRDRWNVEELRSRLGIVSHDLQQNYGVYAKGREVMLSGYYSSIDTWPHQLFSATDIERAEELMRQLGVEELADRPFGKMSTGQQRRFLLGRALVHGPEALLLDEPTSGLDISASFQYLDTVRKLMQQGTQLILVTHHIHEIPPEVTRVIFMRKGRVVADGDKEAMLTSSNVSSLFGCGVELIERNGYYQAVPAG is encoded by the coding sequence ATGCTATCGACAGTGCGGTCATTGAAACAGAATACAGTAAGTACCATCGTGAATCACGTTTTTGAATTCAGCAATGTCAGCGCTTACCGTGGCGGAACAAAGGTGTTTGAAGGGCTTGACCTGAGTATTCGCATGGGGGAGAGCACGGCAATTCTCGGGCCGAACGGGTCAGGGAAGACGACGCTGCTGAAGTTGATCTCTCGCGAAATCTATCCGGTTCATGCCGATGACTGCCGGATGACGGTTTATGGTCGCGACCGGTGGAACGTGGAGGAGCTGCGTTCCCGGCTCGGCATTGTTTCCCATGATCTGCAACAGAATTACGGGGTTTACGCCAAAGGCCGGGAGGTGATGCTTTCGGGATACTATTCAAGCATCGACACCTGGCCGCACCAGCTGTTCAGCGCTACTGACATTGAACGTGCCGAGGAGTTGATGCGGCAGCTCGGTGTCGAGGAGCTTGCTGACCGGCCGTTCGGCAAAATGTCCACCGGACAGCAGCGCCGTTTCCTGCTCGGACGCGCGCTGGTGCATGGGCCTGAGGCGCTGCTGCTCGACGAACCGACCAGTGGTCTCGATATTTCGGCCTCGTTCCAGTATCTCGATACGGTACGAAAGCTTATGCAGCAAGGCACGCAGCTGATTCTCGTCACCCATCACATCCATGAAATTCCGCCGGAGGTCACGCGAGTCATCTTCATGCGCAAGGGGCGCGTCGTGGCTGATGGCGACAAAGAGGCCATGCTGACCTCGTCGAACGTTTCCAGCCTGTTCGGCTGTGGCGTTGAGCTGATCGAACGGAACGGCTATTACCAGGCGGTACCGGCGGGTTGA
- a CDS encoding DoxX family protein: MNNNDLGKLLIRLCVGGLMLFHGVYKLIHGYGFIAGKLKAAHLPVWLVAGVPVGEVFAPLLIVLGIYTRPAALVEAFLMGVAVWLVHMGQLTALDQHGGYALELQAFYFFGSIAIFFLGAGRYSISRGTGKWN; encoded by the coding sequence ATGAATAACAACGATCTTGGCAAGCTCCTGATCCGCTTGTGCGTCGGGGGGCTCATGCTGTTTCACGGCGTGTACAAGCTGATTCACGGCTACGGCTTCATTGCGGGTAAACTCAAGGCCGCGCATCTGCCCGTCTGGCTGGTTGCCGGCGTGCCGGTTGGCGAAGTGTTTGCTCCGCTGCTCATCGTGTTGGGCATTTACACCCGTCCCGCGGCGCTTGTCGAGGCATTTCTGATGGGGGTGGCCGTCTGGCTTGTTCACATGGGTCAGCTTACCGCGCTTGATCAGCATGGTGGTTACGCCCTCGAACTGCAAGCATTCTACTTTTTTGGCTCCATCGCTATTTTCTTTCTTGGCGCTGGCCGCTACAGTATCTCGCGTGGCACGGGAAAGTGGAATTGA
- a CDS encoding HIT family protein, with amino-acid sequence MQRMYSPWRDVYMQTFKEEKPFTPEEGKSVFADIPPEQDEERYVLCRGEFCFAILNLYPYNCGHLMVIPYLQTPDFGDLDAQTMVEIFNMSNLCMKALKMTIKPQGFNFGANLGRVAGGSIDEHIHFHIVPRWEGDTNFMPVLGETKVLSNDLRQTYIQLREAIKKLQSEPKKP; translated from the coding sequence ATGCAAAGAATGTACTCACCGTGGCGCGACGTCTACATGCAGACCTTCAAGGAAGAAAAGCCTTTCACTCCAGAGGAGGGCAAATCGGTGTTCGCCGACATTCCGCCCGAACAGGACGAGGAGCGCTACGTGCTTTGCCGGGGTGAATTCTGCTTCGCCATCCTGAACCTCTACCCGTACAACTGCGGCCACCTGATGGTCATCCCCTACTTGCAGACACCGGATTTTGGCGATCTTGACGCTCAAACGATGGTCGAGATTTTCAACATGTCCAACCTCTGCATGAAGGCGCTGAAAATGACCATCAAACCGCAAGGGTTCAACTTCGGCGCGAACCTCGGGCGGGTTGCGGGAGGTAGCATTGACGAGCACATTCACTTCCACATCGTACCCCGATGGGAAGGCGACACCAACTTCATGCCGGTGCTCGGCGAAACCAAGGTGCTCTCGAACGACCTGCGCCAGACCTACATCCAACTCCGCGAGGCGATCAAGAAGCTTCAAAGCGAACCGAAAAAGCCGTAG
- a CDS encoding alpha-amylase family glycosyl hydrolase has translation MTNPDSPALSPVERSLAEIRLAELTAAKTCYSSPATWEDEVLYFLMLDRFSDCREHGGFNDVSGAPVVADGTRTTLLFRIEADANNADWQQWFEAGRGWCGGTIAGMRDKLGYLKRLGVTAIWVSPVFRQVTGSDSYHGYGIQNFLDVDPHFGTREELRDFVADAHQLGIRVILDIILNHAGDVFSYHDNQPYFYYQGWQWPVKGYRLNQGDAGSIPFSDGEAHLEISMEAAIWPVEFQSETTWTMKGEIRNWDVFPEYLQGDFCSLKDIDHGWAPDDPAESWDLEKRISLFRPSAALDHLIKVYRFWMAYADIDGFRLDTVKHMEPGAVRYFASAIHEFAQTLGKENFPIIGEITGGRSYAMQILDVTGLDAALGIGDLPDKLEFLVKGWRSPGNPDTSEQEGYFDLFCNSLLDGKNSHQWYSKHIVTMIDDHDQVGEQRKYHFCGDSPEGRKLLKAALGLNLATEGISCIYYGTEQAFNGADPRSDDHSWGDVFLRECMFGGPFGSLQSTGRHFFNEEHEVYRFAGRLAEFRKSEIALRRGRQYLRKVSATGSEDDFVYPQPVNGEMHWVVAWSRIFAETECLCAINTSLERELTVWAVVDHQLNPPGKTMRCVFSSSPEQEGEEIKAGPVCGSAVKITVPPGGFVIYR, from the coding sequence ATGACAAACCCCGATTCCCCAGCATTATCGCCGGTCGAACGCAGCCTCGCAGAAATTCGGCTTGCTGAACTGACCGCAGCCAAAACCTGCTATTCCTCCCCGGCCACCTGGGAGGATGAGGTGCTCTATTTCCTTATGCTCGACCGGTTTTCGGACTGCAGGGAGCATGGCGGCTTCAATGATGTCAGCGGAGCCCCGGTTGTTGCGGACGGGACGCGCACCACGCTGCTGTTCCGCATCGAAGCCGATGCGAACAACGCGGACTGGCAGCAGTGGTTCGAGGCGGGCCGGGGGTGGTGCGGCGGCACGATTGCCGGTATGCGCGACAAGCTTGGTTACCTGAAGCGGCTCGGCGTGACGGCGATCTGGGTCAGCCCGGTGTTCCGGCAGGTGACCGGCAGCGACTCCTACCACGGCTACGGCATTCAGAACTTTCTCGATGTCGATCCCCATTTCGGCACACGCGAAGAGCTGCGTGATTTCGTTGCTGACGCGCACCAGCTCGGAATCCGGGTGATCCTTGACATCATCCTCAACCATGCGGGCGACGTCTTCAGCTATCATGACAATCAGCCCTACTTCTATTACCAGGGCTGGCAGTGGCCGGTCAAGGGGTACAGGCTGAATCAGGGCGATGCGGGCAGCATTCCGTTCAGCGACGGAGAGGCTCATCTGGAAATCTCGATGGAGGCTGCGATCTGGCCGGTGGAGTTCCAGAGCGAGACGACCTGGACGATGAAGGGCGAAATCCGCAACTGGGACGTGTTTCCGGAGTACCTCCAAGGTGATTTTTGCTCGCTCAAGGATATCGATCACGGTTGGGCGCCGGACGACCCGGCAGAGAGCTGGGACCTCGAAAAGCGCATCAGCCTGTTCCGCCCCTCGGCGGCGCTTGATCACCTTATCAAGGTTTATCGATTCTGGATGGCGTATGCCGACATCGACGGCTTCCGGCTCGACACGGTCAAGCACATGGAGCCGGGCGCGGTGCGCTACTTCGCCTCGGCGATCCACGAATTCGCGCAGACGCTCGGCAAGGAGAACTTTCCGATCATTGGTGAAATTACCGGTGGGCGCTCTTACGCGATGCAGATTCTTGATGTGACGGGTCTCGATGCAGCGCTTGGCATCGGCGACCTGCCGGACAAGCTCGAATTTCTTGTCAAGGGCTGGCGCAGTCCCGGCAATCCGGATACCTCCGAGCAGGAGGGGTATTTCGATCTCTTCTGTAACAGTCTGCTCGATGGCAAGAACAGCCATCAGTGGTACTCGAAGCACATCGTTACCATGATCGACGATCACGATCAGGTGGGCGAGCAGCGCAAATACCACTTCTGCGGCGATTCGCCCGAGGGCCGGAAACTGCTGAAAGCGGCGCTGGGGCTGAACCTCGCCACCGAAGGGATCAGTTGCATCTACTATGGCACCGAGCAGGCGTTCAACGGAGCCGATCCGCGCAGCGACGACCACTCATGGGGTGACGTGTTCCTGCGCGAGTGCATGTTCGGCGGGCCGTTCGGATCGCTGCAAAGCACGGGCCGGCATTTTTTCAACGAGGAGCATGAGGTCTATCGCTTCGCTGGCAGGCTGGCGGAGTTCCGCAAAAGCGAAATTGCCCTGCGCCGTGGACGCCAGTATTTGCGGAAGGTTTCCGCGACGGGCAGCGAGGACGATTTCGTCTATCCCCAGCCGGTTAATGGCGAGATGCACTGGGTGGTCGCCTGGTCGCGCATTTTCGCCGAGACGGAGTGCCTGTGTGCCATCAACACAAGCCTCGAACGCGAGCTGACAGTATGGGCTGTGGTTGATCACCAGCTCAACCCGCCCGGCAAAACGATGCGCTGCGTCTTTTCGTCATCACCGGAGCAGGAAGGCGAAGAGATAAAGGCAGGGCCTGTCTGCGGCTCGGCGGTGAAAATCACGGTGCCACCAGGCGGCTTCGTCATCTATCGCTGA
- a CDS encoding deoxycytidylate deaminase, whose amino-acid sequence MQEESKSGCCCASSSGQHDSDGAEKRLGWHEYFMCVAHLISRRATCTRGHVGAVIVRDNNILSTGYNGAPSGLPHCNETNCKIYRSIHPDGTVEENCVNTIHAEINAIAQAAKHGVSIKDADIYITASPCIHCLKVLINVGIKTIYYDKPYKIEHIAELLRLSGIRLVQVNAVNC is encoded by the coding sequence ATGCAGGAAGAAAGCAAAAGTGGTTGCTGCTGCGCATCGTCCTCCGGTCAGCACGATAGCGATGGGGCAGAAAAGCGGCTCGGGTGGCACGAATATTTCATGTGTGTGGCGCACCTCATTTCGCGCCGTGCGACCTGCACTCGGGGCCACGTCGGCGCGGTGATCGTGCGCGACAACAACATCCTTTCGACCGGTTACAACGGCGCGCCCTCCGGCCTGCCTCACTGCAACGAGACCAACTGCAAAATCTACCGCAGCATCCACCCCGACGGCACGGTCGAGGAGAATTGCGTCAATACGATCCACGCCGAGATCAACGCCATCGCGCAGGCGGCCAAGCACGGCGTATCGATCAAGGACGCCGACATTTACATCACGGCGAGCCCCTGCATTCACTGCCTGAAGGTGCTCATCAATGTGGGCATCAAGACGATCTACTACGACAAGCCCTACAAGATCGAGCACATTGCCGAACTGCTGCGCTTGTCGGGCATCAGGCTGGTGCAGGTCAACGCCGTCAACTGCTGA